The Pagrus major chromosome 17, Pma_NU_1.0 genome includes a region encoding these proteins:
- the LOC141012327 gene encoding uncharacterized protein, translated as MKTKAILFLTLFMVMLLIAGSSANNQSNHSYTPPPSPVQSTMTTSNDAPDNKPSPTSDQILSATSSPSNSSIGTSSFRATEQPDQSSLAPANSTTLPSPKPTNNKYMLFFILLAIVVLMLFVGCLHAMKEAGQDSCASRFLLGVRQRLRVVIGNVEDWIGLHLWPGGKRENEDDEEELERRQGDEGGQRVDDGGKGGSCGARNEKQGEHKEDDSDDSPGCSCMEGDNLRETALNRQEEEERKQSGNEDEEETSSESEGEQSDVGGESKGDKKGGSEVIALVNSVQEDEEKNDFCVVTVL; from the coding sequence ATGAAGACCAAGGCCATCCTGTTTCTGACTTTATTCATGGTAATGCTCCTGATTGCTGGGTCTTCTGCTAATAATCAAAGCAACCACAGCTAcactcctcccccctctcctgtCCAGAGCACCATGACAACATCTAATGATGCTCCAGATAATAAACCAAGTCCTACATCTGACCAGATTCTGTCTGCAACATCGTCTCCATCTAATTCATCCATAGGGACATCAAGTTTCCGAGCAACCGAGCAACCCGACCAGTCTTCCTTAGCACCAGCCAATAGCACAACCCTTCCCTCCCCCAAACCCACTAACAACAAGtacatgcttttttttattctgttggCCATCGTGGTGCTGATGCTGTTTGTGGGATGCCTCCATGCCATGAAGGAGGCAGGTCAAGACAGCTGTGCCTCCAGGTTCCTGCTGGGTGTGAGACAGAGGCTGAGGGTTGTGATCGGTAACGTGGAGGACTGGATTGGGCTTCACCTCTGGCCAGGggggaagagagaaaatgaggatgatgaagaggagctaGAGAGAAGACAGGGAGATGAAGGAGGACAGAGGGTAGATGACGGGGGGAAAGGAGGTAGTTGTGGAGCAAGGAATGAAAAGCAAGGGGAACACAAAGAGGATGACAGCGATGATTCACCTGGCTGCTCTTGTATGGAGGGGGATAACCTCAGGGAGACTGCGCTgaacagacaggaggaagaggagaggaagcagagtgggaacgaggacgaggaggaaacGAGTAGTGAGAGTGAGGGAGAACAAAGTGATGTGGGAGGAGAGAGCAAGGGAGATAAAAAGGGAGGCTCAGAAGTGATAGCACTAGTCAACTCTgtgcaggaggatgaggaaaagAATGATTTTTGTGTCGTCACTGTCCTGTAG
- the LOC141012026 gene encoding hepatic and glial cell adhesion molecule-like, which translates to MEPRLGGKYFAVHFTLVLLCCVLADEDKETVKAREGATVTLKTKETTRKSNVQVLWTFGPMNPNTRIASVKKWEVYSDYDEQFRDRLQLDTQTGALTITQLRVSDTGVYKSQSIGTNIISQHFHLIIYSSVRPPSIKVNASLVNTSCSSVWVECCVENSRELILSWYRGRERLKETSGLDLSSRLSLVLEIESHDEDDYSCVAENPVEEKATKLNREDTCPKNTESSSWCHTEATVRLVISAIVGMVLIILVVDHIRLGR; encoded by the exons ATGGAGCCTCGGTTAGGAGGAAAATATTTCGCTGTCCATTTCACTTTAG ttctgctgtgttgtgtgttggcaGATGAAGATAAGGAAACAGTGAAAGCAAGAGAGGGAGCGACTGTCACCCTAAAGACAAAAGAAACCACACGCAAAAGTAATGTACAGGTATTGTGGACATTTGGACCCATGAACCCGAACACGCGTATCGCCAGTGTGAAAAAGTGGGAGGTCTATAGTGATTACGACGAGCAATTCAGAGACAGACTGCAGCTGGACACTCAGACTGGAGCTCTGACCATCACTCAGCTCAGAGTCAGTGACACTGGTGTTTACAAGAGCCAATCCATCGGCACCAACATTATTTCTCAGCATTTCCACCtaattatataca GCTCTGTACGCCCTCCATCCATCAAGGTCAATGCATCTTTGGTCAACACAAGCTGTAGCTCAGTCTGGGTGGAATGCTGTGTGGAGAACAGCAGAGAGCTGATCCTGTCCTGgtacagagggagagaaagactgAAAGAGACAAGTGGTCTTGATCTGTCCTCCAGGCTGTCTCTTGTTTTGGAAATAGAGTCCCATGATGAAGACGACTACAGCTGTGTGGCTGAAAACCCCGTTGAAGAAAAAGCCACTAAACTCAACAGAGAGGACACATGTCCAAAGAACACag AGAGTAGCAGCTGGTGTCACACTGAAGCAACAGTACGACTGGTTATCTCTGCTATAGTTGGCATGGTCTTGATTATTCTTGTGGTGGACCACATCAGACTCGGAAGATGA
- the LOC141012027 gene encoding ladderlectin-like → MRTLLIFSVILCLALSIRGATVGPAAAAVEQEDKSEPKQELVADTAVVANRAAQRQARFQFCLDGWLSFRGSCYFLENYPDTWGNAESFCAGFGGTLASVHNIWEYQFLQRMVNTGGHAFAWIGGYYFEGDWRWGDGSVFDYQNWDAVSSTNQYQCLQLNTQVSKGWSNHGCSMPFPFVCKVKPNC, encoded by the exons ATGAGGACTCTACTGATCTTTTCTGTTATCCTCTGTCTTGCTCTGTCCATCAGGGGTGCAACAG TtggtccagctgctgctgcagtagaACAGGAAGACAAATCTGAACCAAAACAAG AACTGGTTGCTGACACTGCTGTTGTTGCCAACAGAGCAGCTCAACGTCAAG CTCGTTTCCAATTTTGTCTTGATGGATGGCTTAGTTTTCGGGGTTCCTGCTACTTCTTAGAAAACTACCCTGATACCTGGGGAAACGCTGAG AGCTTCTGTGCTGGCTTTGGTGGCACTTTAGCCTCAGTCCACAACATCTGGGAGTATCAGTTCCTCCAGCGTATGGTCAACACTGGTGGTCATGCTTTTGCCTGGATTGGAGGTTACTACTTTGAG GGGGATTGGAGATGGGGAGATGGCTCAGTGTTCGACTATCAAAACTGGGATGCAGTGAGCTCAACTAACCAATACCAGTGCCTACAGCTCAACACTCAAG TGTCCAAAGGTTGGTCCAATCATGGCTGCAGCATGCCCTTCCCTTTCGTCTGCAAGGTGAAGCCAAACTGCTAG